Proteins from a single region of Shinella zoogloeoides:
- a CDS encoding ParB/RepB/Spo0J family partition protein, translating into MTTTANTAPTVEHGTTVFIPLNKLKKHPKNARKTPHSEASIEAKAASIAAKGILQNLVVEPETNAEGEPTGFYLVSIGEGRRLAQMLRVKRKEIKKIEPIRCVIDTANDAAEISLDENVTREDLHPADQFERFRELSEDRGWGSEEIAARFGVTAHVVRQRMRLGAISPKLLQVYRDGDLTLDQLMAFTITDDHARQEHVFENLSYNRDPSIIRRDLTKMNVAATDRCAVFVGAQTYTDAGGNIIRDLFTEDRGGFFEDPALMDRLAIEKLEGIAAEVQQAEGWKWTAAYLDFPHAHGMRRVYPHPVELSEEDAIAYDAAQDELERLTAEWEDADIELPAEVDVRLAELETEIERIDAKRHAYEPDDIARGGVFFVVAHDGDVRIERGFIRAEDEAPEPEEAEGGETVIDGVRVNGDGEILDSDGEDGEGDDLPETEREPEEEAGAAGKPLPDSLIRDLTAHRTLGLRLALGEQPDMALIAVVHTLAAQTYYRGGSTAHCLEISPTSNYLAAHADGIEDTAAAKMLADRHAGWAADMPRDVADLWSFVAGLDHASLMALLAHCASLTVNAVKLPWESSKRRAHETADKLATAVTLDMTAHWTATARSYFGRVTKAHILAAVRDALGDEAAERIADKKKTEMAEAAEQLLAGTGWIPPVLRTAPPAWLDQQADTFALDTVEPASSQEAHDDHFAIAAE; encoded by the coding sequence ATGACCACGACCGCCAACACCGCCCCGACCGTCGAACACGGCACGACCGTTTTCATCCCACTCAACAAGCTCAAGAAGCATCCGAAGAATGCCCGCAAGACCCCGCACAGCGAGGCGTCTATCGAGGCGAAGGCGGCGAGCATCGCCGCCAAGGGCATCCTGCAAAATCTGGTGGTGGAGCCGGAAACGAACGCCGAGGGCGAGCCGACCGGCTTCTATCTCGTCAGCATCGGGGAAGGCCGCAGGCTGGCGCAGATGCTGCGCGTGAAGCGCAAGGAGATCAAGAAGATCGAACCCATCCGCTGCGTCATCGACACGGCGAACGATGCCGCCGAGATCAGCCTTGACGAGAACGTCACGCGCGAAGATCTCCACCCCGCCGACCAGTTCGAGCGCTTCCGCGAGCTTTCCGAGGATCGGGGATGGGGGTCAGAGGAAATCGCCGCCCGGTTCGGCGTGACCGCCCATGTCGTGAGGCAGCGGATGCGTCTCGGCGCTATCAGCCCCAAGCTGTTGCAGGTCTATCGCGACGGCGACCTGACCTTGGACCAGTTGATGGCGTTCACCATCACCGACGATCACGCGCGGCAGGAGCACGTCTTTGAAAACCTGTCCTACAACCGCGACCCGTCCATCATCCGGCGCGACCTGACCAAGATGAACGTGGCCGCGACGGATCGCTGCGCGGTCTTCGTCGGCGCGCAAACCTATACCGATGCAGGTGGTAACATCATCCGCGACCTGTTCACCGAGGATCGCGGCGGTTTCTTTGAAGACCCCGCGTTGATGGACCGGCTCGCCATCGAGAAGCTGGAAGGGATCGCCGCCGAGGTGCAACAGGCCGAGGGCTGGAAGTGGACCGCCGCCTATCTCGACTTCCCTCACGCCCACGGAATGCGCCGCGTCTATCCGCACCCGGTGGAACTCTCCGAGGAAGACGCCATTGCCTACGACGCGGCGCAGGACGAGCTTGAGCGCCTGACGGCGGAATGGGAGGACGCCGACATCGAACTCCCCGCCGAGGTAGATGTGCGCCTTGCGGAGCTTGAAACCGAGATTGAGCGGATCGACGCCAAGCGCCACGCCTATGAGCCCGACGACATTGCGCGCGGCGGCGTGTTCTTCGTCGTCGCCCATGACGGAGACGTTCGGATCGAGCGCGGGTTCATCCGCGCCGAGGACGAGGCCCCGGAGCCGGAAGAAGCCGAAGGCGGCGAAACCGTCATCGACGGCGTGCGCGTCAACGGGGACGGCGAAATCCTCGACAGCGATGGAGAGGACGGCGAAGGCGACGACCTTCCCGAAACCGAGCGGGAGCCGGAAGAAGAGGCCGGGGCTGCGGGCAAGCCGCTGCCCGACTCGCTCATCCGCGACCTGACCGCGCATCGCACCCTTGGCCTGCGCCTCGCTCTTGGCGAGCAGCCGGACATGGCGTTGATCGCCGTGGTCCATACACTCGCCGCGCAGACCTATTATCGGGGCGGCAGCACGGCCCATTGCCTCGAAATCAGCCCGACCAGCAATTACCTCGCCGCCCACGCGGACGGCATCGAGGACACGGCGGCGGCGAAGATGCTGGCGGATCGCCATGCCGGATGGGCGGCGGATATGCCGCGCGACGTAGCGGACCTCTGGAGCTTCGTCGCGGGCCTCGACCACGCGAGCCTCATGGCCTTGCTCGCGCATTGCGCCTCGCTGACCGTCAACGCGGTGAAGCTGCCTTGGGAGAGCAGCAAGCGCCGCGCCCATGAGACGGCGGACAAACTGGCGACGGCAGTGACGCTCGACATGACGGCGCACTGGACCGCGACCGCCCGCAGCTATTTCGGGCGCGTCACCAAGGCCCATATCCTTGCCGCCGTGCGCGATGCCCTTGGCGACGAGGCAGCGGAGCGGATCGCGGACAAGAAGAAGACGGAGATGGCCGAAGCCGCCGAGCAGCTTCTGGCCGGGACCGGCTGGATTCCGCCCGTGCTGCGCACCGCGCCCCCCGCATGGCTCGACCAGCAGGCCGACACCTTCGCCCTCGATACCGTCGAGCCCGCATCCTCGCAGGAAGCCCATGATGACCATTTCGCCATCGCAGCGGAATGA